From Microcystis aeruginosa NIES-2549, a single genomic window includes:
- the queF gene encoding preQ(1) synthase: MVQSSEKIEVKYGEREIAEGTLITFPNPRPGRNYDIQITLPEYTCKCPFSGYPDFATIYLSYVPDQKVMELKAIKLYINSYRDRYISHEEAINQILDDLVAACEPLQMKVKGDFHPRGNVHTVVEVMYKKE, from the coding sequence ATGGTTCAGTCTTCCGAAAAAATTGAGGTTAAGTACGGGGAAAGAGAAATTGCCGAAGGAACATTAATTACTTTTCCCAATCCACGCCCAGGCAGAAATTACGATATTCAGATCACTCTGCCGGAATATACCTGTAAGTGTCCCTTTTCCGGTTATCCCGATTTTGCCACTATTTATCTTAGCTACGTTCCCGATCAAAAGGTGATGGAATTAAAGGCGATTAAACTTTATATTAATAGTTATCGTGATCGTTATATTTCCCACGAAGAAGCAATTAACCAAATTTTAGATGATTTGGTGGCCGCTTGCGAACCCTTGCAGATGAAAGTTAAGGGGGATTTTCATCCCAGAGGTAACGTACATACCGTGGTGGAGGTGATGTATAAAAAAGAATAG
- a CDS encoding putative toxin-antitoxin system toxin component, PIN family, with protein MDLPRDRKDAKFLACAISSGADYLITGDQDFQYLPNLGVTQVFTVSQFLEIFRN; from the coding sequence ATTGACTTACCTAGGGATAGAAAAGACGCTAAATTTTTAGCTTGTGCCATATCCTCTGGTGCTGATTATTTGATTACAGGTGATCAGGATTTTCAGTATCTACCGAACTTAGGTGTTACTCAAGTCTTTACTGTATCTCAATTTTTAGAAATCTTTAGGAATTAA
- a CDS encoding DUF3326 domain-containing protein — protein sequence MNSRPYTAVLIIPTGIGAAIGGYAGDGLPVARAIAQVCDRLITHPNVLNGAQLYWPLANTHYVEGYALDRFARGDWGLSPVHQNRIGLLFDRAIEFDLLQRHLQAADAVRATLGLDLTDYLVTDAPLNVQLREAASGASWGTIGNPDSLLRGAEKLIKQGRAEAIAIVARFPDDPDSIALANYRHGQGVDPLAGAEAVISHLVVRQFQIPAAHAPALSPLPLDPQLSPKAAAEEIGYTFLPCVLVGLSRAPQLVKRPGPDAIWGREVDALIVPASACGCSTVLSFCQEKTVLIAVQENSTRMKVAPEPLGVKAIRVHSYMEAIGAIVCQRAGVSLASLRPNLNSLRCLSENP from the coding sequence GTGAATTCCCGTCCCTATACCGCCGTACTAATTATTCCCACCGGCATCGGGGCAGCGATTGGCGGTTATGCTGGGGATGGCCTTCCCGTGGCCAGAGCGATCGCTCAAGTTTGCGATCGCCTAATTACCCATCCCAATGTCCTCAACGGCGCACAACTGTACTGGCCCCTGGCCAACACCCATTATGTGGAGGGTTACGCTTTAGATCGTTTTGCCCGGGGGGATTGGGGATTAAGTCCCGTCCATCAAAATCGCATCGGGTTACTATTCGATCGCGCCATTGAATTTGACCTCTTGCAAAGACACCTTCAGGCTGCCGATGCTGTCCGGGCTACCCTAGGCTTAGATCTGACCGATTACCTTGTCACCGATGCCCCCTTAAATGTGCAGTTGCGAGAGGCAGCCTCCGGGGCCAGTTGGGGAACAATTGGCAATCCCGACAGCTTGCTGCGGGGGGCAGAAAAACTGATTAAGCAAGGCCGAGCGGAAGCGATCGCCATTGTTGCCCGTTTTCCCGACGATCCCGATAGCATTGCCCTGGCTAATTATCGCCATGGTCAGGGGGTGGATCCCCTTGCCGGGGCCGAAGCGGTGATTTCCCATCTGGTGGTGCGACAATTCCAAATACCGGCGGCCCACGCTCCCGCTTTAAGTCCGCTGCCCCTCGATCCGCAACTTTCCCCCAAGGCCGCGGCCGAAGAAATCGGTTATACTTTTTTACCCTGCGTTTTGGTGGGTTTGAGTCGCGCCCCCCAATTGGTCAAGCGGCCCGGTCCCGATGCTATTTGGGGCCGGGAGGTGGACGCGCTGATCGTTCCCGCCAGTGCCTGTGGCTGTAGCACAGTTTTAAGTTTTTGTCAAGAAAAAACCGTACTGATTGCCGTACAGGAAAATAGTACAAGAATGAAGGTAGCCCCGGAACCCCTAGGGGTGAAAGCAATTAGGGTACACTCGTATATGGAGGCGATCGGTGCGATCGTTTGTCAACGGGCAGGGGTTAGCCTCGCATCTCTTCGCCCTAATTTAAACTCTTTACGCTGTTTATCCGAGAATCCGTGA
- a CDS encoding CPBP family intramembrane glutamic endopeptidase, translating into MTNSPNPEFDPLTRTQVLTIMAVTAIVLLVVAKVWQYFGAIAIPAIRWTLPDFLFGLALAGAISGISGLLYRFWSSYRHSANAYLELVIKPLAWPDLIWIGLLPGLSEELLFRGVILPALGLNIFGLTVSSLIFGILHFSGSQQWPYVIWATVVGFALGYTVIITGNLLIPILAHIITNLLASFLWKLQHSNQ; encoded by the coding sequence GTGACTAATTCCCCTAATCCCGAATTTGATCCCCTGACACGCACACAAGTCCTCACCATTATGGCGGTAACGGCGATTGTCCTGCTGGTAGTCGCCAAAGTTTGGCAATATTTCGGTGCGATCGCTATTCCTGCCATTCGCTGGACTCTCCCAGATTTCCTGTTCGGATTAGCCTTAGCGGGGGCAATTAGTGGAATTAGTGGGCTTCTCTATCGTTTTTGGTCTAGTTATCGCCATAGTGCTAACGCTTACTTAGAATTAGTCATTAAACCTTTAGCATGGCCCGATTTAATTTGGATTGGATTACTGCCGGGGTTAAGTGAAGAATTATTATTTCGCGGGGTGATTTTGCCAGCTTTGGGCTTAAATATCTTTGGTTTAACCGTTTCTAGTCTAATTTTTGGGATCCTGCATTTTAGCGGTTCCCAACAATGGCCCTATGTTATCTGGGCAACTGTTGTCGGTTTTGCCCTCGGTTATACCGTCATCATCACCGGTAATTTATTAATCCCGATCCTCGCTCATATTATCACCAATCTCCTCGCTAGTTTTCTCTGGAAATTACAGCATAGTAATCAGTAA
- a CDS encoding DUF3531 family protein yields the protein MEVQFREFNPFDVWFWLEFSTVPSNIEQQYVEEVFASWFYLGKLGAFNAENLQVQEVGVDISYMEYDPDMAENAFMSPMHNMTDFEYLGTWGRCWFDLGTSDLIALDILINALTQLSKDFVDIKRLIIGGENQDWPISDRSNYLFSE from the coding sequence ATGGAAGTGCAATTTCGCGAATTTAATCCTTTTGATGTCTGGTTTTGGCTGGAATTTTCGACGGTTCCCTCGAATATAGAACAGCAATATGTAGAAGAAGTTTTTGCCTCTTGGTTTTATTTGGGTAAATTAGGGGCTTTCAATGCCGAAAACCTACAGGTACAAGAGGTAGGAGTCGATATTAGTTATATGGAATACGATCCAGATATGGCCGAAAATGCCTTTATGTCACCGATGCACAATATGACCGATTTTGAATACTTAGGTACTTGGGGACGTTGTTGGTTTGACCTTGGTACTAGCGATCTTATTGCTTTAGATATTTTAATCAATGCCTTGACCCAATTAAGTAAGGATTTTGTCGATATTAAACGTTTAATTATCGGTGGAGAAAATCAAGATTGGCCAATTAGCGATCGCAGCAATTATCTCTTTAGCGAATAA
- a CDS encoding GH116 family glycosyl hydrolase, giving the protein MLNLVSLPEIPAAAWKRPLGKGWEKPYSVRYASNLDDGPWHGMPLGGFGAGCIGRSPKGDFNLWHLDGGEHSFNSLAACQFSIFEQTEDGSAQAYAMATESPTDGTLSRWSWYPAEKGTYSALYPRSWYEYKNVFQTQLICEQFSPVWAHNYQESSYPIALFEWTAHNPTDKPITISIMLTWQNTIGWFTNAIKSPVVKVRDDGSPVYEYQSKWGESEGNYNQWIVDNFRVGCLMRRDYENPGEGDGQMAIASITNPSLEVFYLGKWNPAGDGGEVWDYFAMNGSLPDIEDETPAQKGEQTATAMAIRFTIRPGKTRKIPFILAWDLPVTEFAQGINYYRRYTDFFGRNGQNAWAMVRTALKHGDTWRENIINWQKPILERSDLADWFKMALFNELYLLTDGGTLWTAATERDAIGQFGVLECIDYRWYESLDVRLYGSFGLLMLWPRLEKAVMEAFARAIPSSDDTPRIIGYNQASAIRKAKNATPHDLGAPNEHPWQKSNYTSYQDCNLWKDLGSDFVLLVYRDYLLTGAKDEDFLRECWPSIVLTLQYLKTFDLDKDGIPENSGAPDQTFDDWRLQGISAYCGGLWIAALEATIKIGAILGEDTAIFAGWLQQSRAIYHQTLWNGEYYNLDSGSGSDVVMTDQLCGQFYARLLALPDVVENQYTQSALSKIYEACFLKFHGGKFGAANGLKPDGTPENPEATHPLEVWVGINFGLVAFLLQMGMEKQGWQITEAVVKQVYENGLQFRTPEAITSVGTFRACHYLRAMAIWAIYGVLTEFQG; this is encoded by the coding sequence ATGCTTAATCTCGTCTCCCTTCCAGAAATTCCCGCCGCTGCTTGGAAACGTCCTCTGGGCAAAGGTTGGGAAAAACCCTACAGCGTCCGTTACGCCAGCAATTTAGATGATGGTCCTTGGCATGGGATGCCTCTGGGGGGATTTGGGGCCGGTTGCATCGGACGTTCCCCCAAAGGTGACTTTAACCTCTGGCATCTGGACGGCGGTGAACACAGTTTTAATAGCCTTGCCGCCTGTCAATTTAGCATTTTTGAACAAACAGAAGACGGAAGCGCCCAAGCCTACGCTATGGCGACGGAAAGCCCCACGGATGGAACATTATCGCGCTGGTCGTGGTATCCAGCCGAAAAGGGAACATATTCTGCCCTTTATCCCCGCAGTTGGTACGAGTACAAAAATGTTTTTCAGACTCAATTAATTTGTGAACAATTCTCACCGGTTTGGGCGCATAATTACCAAGAAAGTAGTTATCCTATAGCCCTATTTGAATGGACGGCTCATAATCCCACCGATAAACCGATTACTATTAGTATTATGCTGACTTGGCAAAATACAATCGGTTGGTTTACTAACGCGATTAAATCCCCAGTGGTTAAGGTGAGAGATGATGGTAGTCCCGTCTATGAATATCAATCAAAATGGGGGGAAAGTGAGGGTAATTATAATCAATGGATTGTCGATAATTTCCGCGTTGGCTGTCTAATGCGTCGAGATTACGAAAACCCCGGGGAAGGGGATGGACAGATGGCGATTGCCAGTATCACTAATCCGAGTCTAGAGGTATTTTATCTGGGTAAATGGAACCCTGCGGGCGATGGGGGCGAAGTTTGGGACTATTTCGCCATGAATGGCTCTTTACCAGATATTGAGGACGAAACCCCCGCCCAAAAAGGGGAACAAACGGCCACGGCCATGGCGATTCGTTTTACCATTCGTCCGGGGAAAACTCGCAAAATTCCTTTTATTTTAGCTTGGGATTTACCCGTCACGGAATTTGCCCAAGGAATTAACTATTATCGTCGTTATACGGACTTTTTCGGTCGCAATGGTCAAAATGCTTGGGCGATGGTACGCACGGCTTTAAAACACGGCGACACATGGCGAGAAAATATTATTAACTGGCAAAAACCGATCCTAGAACGCAGCGATCTGGCCGATTGGTTTAAAATGGCTTTATTTAACGAATTATACCTCCTAACTGACGGCGGTACTCTCTGGACGGCCGCCACGGAACGGGATGCCATCGGTCAATTTGGGGTCTTAGAATGTATTGATTATCGTTGGTATGAAAGTCTTGATGTGCGTCTCTATGGTTCCTTTGGGTTATTGATGTTATGGCCGCGCTTAGAAAAGGCCGTGATGGAAGCTTTTGCGAGGGCAATTCCCAGCAGTGACGACACTCCTCGGATTATTGGATATAACCAAGCTAGTGCCATTCGTAAGGCTAAAAATGCCACTCCCCACGATTTAGGCGCACCCAATGAACACCCTTGGCAAAAGAGCAATTACACCAGTTATCAAGATTGTAATCTCTGGAAAGACTTAGGCAGTGATTTTGTTTTATTAGTCTATCGGGATTATTTATTAACGGGGGCTAAAGATGAGGATTTTCTGCGGGAATGTTGGCCGTCAATTGTCCTGACTTTGCAATATTTAAAAACTTTTGACCTTGATAAGGATGGGATTCCCGAAAATTCCGGCGCACCAGACCAAACCTTTGATGATTGGCGTTTACAGGGAATTAGTGCCTATTGTGGTGGGTTGTGGATAGCGGCACTAGAAGCAACGATTAAAATTGGGGCAATTCTTGGGGAAGATACGGCAATTTTTGCCGGTTGGTTACAGCAATCTCGCGCTATTTATCATCAGACTCTCTGGAATGGAGAATATTATAATTTAGATAGTGGCAGTGGTTCCGATGTGGTGATGACTGATCAATTATGCGGTCAATTTTATGCCCGTTTATTGGCTTTACCGGATGTGGTAGAAAATCAATACACGCAATCAGCTTTAAGTAAGATTTATGAGGCTTGTTTTCTCAAGTTTCATGGGGGAAAATTTGGGGCGGCAAATGGTTTAAAACCCGATGGTACTCCCGAAAATCCCGAGGCAACTCATCCCTTGGAAGTTTGGGTAGGAATTAATTTTGGGTTGGTGGCTTTTTTACTACAAATGGGAATGGAAAAGCAAGGATGGCAAATTACAGAAGCGGTGGTGAAACAAGTCTATGAAAATGGCTTACAATTTCGCACCCCAGAAGCAATAACATCGGTGGGAACTTTTCGCGCCTGTCATTATTTACGCGCCATGGCTATCTGGGCTATCTATGGGGTTTTGACGGAATTTCAGGGATAA